The genomic DNA AGAAAGGGGTGTTGCTTTTGTAAAACTGTTCAAATACCGGCAGGCAAACGTCAATGATACTGGCTCCTGCATTTCGATGACCACAGCTTCCTCTTCAGAGTCCACATTTGCTGTTTGAGCTAATTTGATGTTggctgaaataataaaaaaaaataccactgAAAGTAGAGATACCACTGACTCGACTATTCCATTCATTCTATTATAGGTACATGCTTGTAATAGTTcaatttatatgtattaatATAGAGATTGTGATTCATTAACATATTTAACATAACAGCAAAATCGTTTGAATGAATTCAACTGATAATAAAGtggcaatttcaaaattgcgtTGCTCTTTAGAGAACAAGGGATCAAGTGTAGAGATGTAGCAATATAAAATATGTCAACGAATAATTTCCCTGGTAATGAAAGGAAGCAACAAAGATCCATGCCAATTTCTGGCTTGTGCGGGGCAAGGGAGGGGATTAATCAGTAACGATCATTATGTGGCTGCAATTGACTTAAgatgtttaataaaaacatCCGCATTCGCACAAGGGGCAAGGGAAGCTGCAGAAACGCTTGCCTGGGTGTAGCTGGACCAAGTTCAAAGCACCGACCAGTAACCAAGCACTCTAACAGCGTGACCTGTCTCACATTTCCGCGAGTTTGCCGTTCAGAGCCTTATTGACAGGCTAGGGACTTGCACCCAAGTCCTCCCGCTCTATAGACTAGAGTGTTAACACCTGGGCCATACGGTTGATGTTGGAagactttttatcatttaattGAGGTATGTGATGTTATTACTTTCTCTTGATCCCTTATTACCCTGAATGTATTTGTCCAAATTTACAGTATAATGATAGTTCATCTGTATACCTGAACCAATGTCACCAGCTGAACTAAACTTCACACCTTCCTTGGTGCAAGAAATAGCCATAGATTCACCAAACTGGCTCAGATCTCTGCATATACGTGCAAATTCTTGGGAAGGCATTTTAACGATACAAGAATAATCAGTTTcctaaagaaagaaaaatatgattattgATAGTCTCTGCTCATGTCTTCACCAGAACTGTCATCATTAGGAACAATACTCAAATCAAAAAGTATAGTCTCGGTATTTCTGTGAAAAACAGGGTTTCCTGTAATTAAGATAGTTCATTGTATTCATCAATGTACTGAGTATCCTACAGTATCAGAATTCAACTATTTATGTTGCacatggatttaaaaaaaatcaatattgatTTGACATTAACATTTTCTGTTTTGTTGCTTACATCAAAGATGTCAAAAACGGACAAAATAGTTTTACTTAAAAAGCTTGGATTTTCTTTCACTCAATTGACAAAACATGAATGGATCTTTCTAACAAAAACATTGCAGAATTCACATTCTACATTAATTAATGCAATTGGAAGAACAGGAACTTACTGGAATACCAAGGTGTTCTTGGTCTAGATTCATAAGTTTCATTTCATAATCAGaaactttttcctgatttttggATTCGAACATAAATGCGACCACATCAGCATTATCCTGAGCTTTCATCGTAACAGTGTCTTCTGCTCCAGCACATTTCATAATCTTTGTCATGctgaaaattacaatattttggGTTCAAATTGTTGAATTCGTACAACTCGATATGTACTAGGAACGGTACGTTGTATAGCAGTGGTTCTTAATATTTAAGAATGAAACCGACATTCATTTTGATCGGTTATCAAGTATTAATAAGATGACAGTTGGGGACAAAGGGCAAGCtaggtgtgaaaaaaatttgcagtcaCTCATGAGTTATCGTCGCTGTTACTTAAAAAAACAAGCAAGTAACTCATGAATAATGCTGTATTGCCATTGTCATCATATTTATTGTTCATATACGATGTAACTGTAAAagaattgtaaattatttttttcaaggcTGAGAACAAAGCAGACGTGTCCAAACTTTTTGTATCTGCACTGTGTGTATAACCTCCCAAGATAATGGGCGTCCAATTCGATGGAGAAACTTACTTTCCGAGATTCATACCCATCGACAAATTTCTGTCGCATCTATATTTATCGAAGCCATCGCTTCGCAGATTCAAAGATACCAAAGAAACGTGAGCATTGTCCATAGCCTGCAACTGAATTCCCGAATCGGAACAGTCGAAGGTGGCTTCGGTTAGGAGGTCCTTTATCGCCTCCAAGACCTTCTTCAATATCGCACTCTGAACCAAACGTGCCTCGAACATTTTTAGCTCTTCGTAGATGAACTTTGACACTATCAAAATAGAATATACTTGCTGAAAGACCTGCAACACAGCTACAGTAACGCTACAACCCACAACAAGTCGACAAGACAGACATTAAACGCCGCGGCCGGGAAACAAGATTTTACCCGCGTTTTGTTGGCGCCGGAATCTCAGGAGAGGATATAGAGGCCCTTACCAGTCTTCTTTATCTATTTGCGCGCCCAATTTCAAAAGCTGAAAGTGAGAGATGGACAGCGTTGAGGGACAGTGATTCGAAATCATTCGACTCACTCATGCTGATTTATGATAAGCAATCAAACTACTTTCTGCATGTCAGTAAATTCATAGCGGATAATaaatggatgaataaatttaacatttGAGAATCCTTGCGATGATGCCAATTGGCATCATCG from Diprion similis isolate iyDipSimi1 chromosome 2, iyDipSimi1.1, whole genome shotgun sequence includes the following:
- the LOC124412152 gene encoding proliferating cell nuclear antigen, giving the protein MFEARLVQSAILKKVLEAIKDLLTEATFDCSDSGIQLQAMDNAHVSLVSLNLRSDGFDKYRCDRNLSMGMNLGNMTKIMKCAGAEDTVTMKAQDNADVVAFMFESKNQEKVSDYEMKLMNLDQEHLGIPETDYSCIVKMPSQEFARICRDLSQFGESMAISCTKEGVKFSSAGDIGSANIKLAQTANVDSEEEAVVIEMQEPVSLTFACRYLNSFTKATPLSAQVQLSMSSDVPLVVEYKIGELGHIRYYLAPKIEDEDN